TGTTCAGCCATCATTTTGACGACGAGCGATGGATAGTATTATTACAGAACATGATGACCTCGGCGCAAAAAGGAATCATTATAACCGATTTACACCGGCACCCTGTTTTGTATTACGCCGTGGTATTGATTACAAGAATTACAGGTAATAAAATGGCACAAAATGATGGCCCGCTTTCGGTGCGGCGCGGCTTTAAAAAGCACGAATTATTAGCTCTATTAAAAAAGGCACAAATTAATAACTTTAAATTAACATGGCGCTGGCCCTTCAGGTGGGAGTTAATCATCTATAAATCGTAGCTTTACGCTATGAATTTGCGTGTACTGGTTTTAACAACCTCGCTGGGCGTGGCTATTACGCTCTCGGCGGTTAACTTTTATTTTCAGCATAAGTGGTACGATGTAATGGTGACTTTCAGCGTTGCCTTAGGCGTAAGCTACTTCGTTTTCTATTACCTTATCGAAAAATACATCTATTCACGCATCAAGCTTATCTATAAACTGATCCATAACCTGAAGCTGGGCCGTGATTTGCGCGATGCTTTGGGCGAGCACGTATCGGCCAACCCCATTGCCGATGTAGAACAGGAAGTTAAAGAATGGGCCAAAGAAAAAAAGAGCGAAATTGACGAACTGCGCAAACAGGAAAAATTTCGCCGCGACTTTTTATCCAATATCTCGCACGAGTTTAAAACGCCGCTTTTCGCCATCCAGGGTTATATAGAGGCCCTGCAGGATGATGATTTTGAAGATAAGGAAATGGCCCGCCAGTTTTTGGAAAAAGCATCAAAAAATGTTGACAGGCTGAGTTACCTGATCAAAGATCTGGACGAGATTTCGAAACTGGAATCGGGCGAAATGCCGATCAATTACACCAAATTCAAGATCAACGATTTAATAAAAGAGGTATTTGAATCGCTGGAGATTAAAGGCAAGCAATACCATATTAAGCTGATTTTTAAGCAGAAATATGATGAACCCATTGTGGTTAATGCCGACAGGGAGAAGATCCGCCAGGTGCTGGTGAACCTGATCGATAATTCGTTTAAATATGGTAAGGAGGAAGGCAGTACCTCGGTAAGCCTTTTTCAACTGCATGATCAGGTGTTGATTGAAGTTACCGATGACGGCATAGGCATTGAAGAAAAATTTTTGCCGCGCCTGTTCGAACGCTTTTTTCGTACCGATAGCAGCCGCTCAAGGCAAATTGGCGGCTCGGGACTGGGCCTGGCTATTGTTAAGCACATTATTGAGGCACATCAGCAAACCATCAATGTGCGCAGTACCGAAGGTTTGGGTTCAACATTTGGCTTCACTTTGCAGCGGGCCAAGCAAACTATACCATTCCCAAATTTACCTGTGTTAAAAAGTTAACATTAATTTAATATACTAACCGTACCTTTACACAATTTCAAATCATTATGTCATTAAACAGCATATTCCAATATTTTGTACCAAAAGATAAAAAAATCTTTTTCCCATTGTTTGAACAGGCCACAGCCAACGTTGTAGCCATGGCCACAGTATTGGTTGAAGCTGTAAACTCCAACAACGAAGCCACCCGCGAAGAGCTTTATAAACAGATTGATAAACTGGAAAATAAAGGCGATGAGTACACCCACCAGATTTACCTGGAGCTGGGCAAGAACTTTATCACCCCTTTTGATCGCGAAGATATCCACGCACTGGCCACTGCTATTGATGATGTTGCCGATTACATACAAGGCGCTGCCAACCGTATGAGCCTGTACCGTATTGATGATTTGAACGAGCACATCCGCAAACTGTCTGACCTGATTTTACAGGCCAGCATCGATTTGGAAAAAGCGGTAAGAGAACTGAAAGACCTGCGTAACGTGCGTAACATAGCCGATTCATGCATCAGGATAAACAGCGTTGAAAACCAGGCAGATTATGTGTTTGACCGTGCCGTAGCAGATTTGTTCCTGTATGAAAAAGACGCTATCCGCCTCATCAAATACAAAGAAATTTTGGCCGCTTTAGAAACCGCCACCGATATGTGCGAAGATGCAGCCAATGTTATGGAATCAATTTTAGTTAAAAACGCTTAAGTATTACCTTATCTCCAACTAAATGGTTACTTCCCTACTTGTAGTTATTGTTGTACTTGCCCTGCTGTTTGATTATACCAACGGTTTTCATGATGCGGCAAACTCTATTGCCACCATCGTATCCACCAAAGTATTAACACCTTTCCAGGCCGTATTAATGGCCGCGGTTTTTAACTTTGCTGCTTACTTTTTTATAAAAGACCACAAGGTGGCCAACACGGTATCAAAAATTGTTATAGAACAATTTGTTACGCTGCCGGTAATTTTAGCCGGATTGGTTGCCGCCATTACCTGGAACCTGATCACATGGTGGTTTGGCATTCCTTCAAGTTCATCGCATACATTGATAGGCGGTTTTGCCGGAGCGGGCATGACTAACGCACTTTTTTTGGGTGTTAATGTTGCCAAAGCCGTAGAGATGAATTATGTACTTAAAATTATAGCCTACATAGTTTTAGCGCCATTTATTGGTTTGCTGATAGCTTACATAGTTACCATTGTAATATTACACCTGTGTAAAAATGCACGTCCTGCTGTTGCCGAGCGTTGGTTTAAACGCCTGCAGCTGGTATCATCAGCAGCATTAAGCTTTGCTCACGGTGGTAACGATGCACAAAAGGTAATGGGTATTTTATATGTAAGCCTTATCGCATCAAAAATAATTAAAGCAGGCGATACAATGCCCGAGTGGATCCCTTTGGCCTGCTACTCGGCTATTGCTGCCGGCACCATGTCGGGCGGTTGGAAGATTGTGAAAACAATGGGCTCCAAAATTACCAAGGTAACTCCGCTTGAAGGTGTGAGCGCCGAAACCGCGGGTGCTATTACCCTGTTTATTACCGAGCGTTTCGGGATTCCGGTTTCAACTACGCATACCATTACAGGTTCAATTATAGGTGTGGGTTTAACAAAAAGGGTATCGGCCGTGCGTTGGGGCGTAACCATTAACCTGGTTTGGGCCTGGATCATCACCATACCTATTTCGGCACTGATTGCCGGTTCGGTATTTGCTTTGTTACACTTTTTTGCCTAACCGAAGGCAGGTATTTTTGTTACATTTACTTACTATGAAAACAAAACTACTTATCATACCGGCATTAATTGCCTTTATTACTTTAAGCAGCTGTGATACCCTTAACCAGGTAGCCAACGCAACCGTTCAAAACCAGGGCACACCAACCTCGCTCGAAATTGGCAACGGCTTAAAGCAGGCGCTTGAAATAGGCACCGGCAAAAGTTCCGACCATCTTTCGGCACTTAACGGTTTTTTTGGCAACGCAGCCATTAAAATCCTTTTCCCGCCCGAAGCACAAAAAGCCGAGAAAACTTTACGCAGTTTGGGTTTGAATAGCCTTTGCGATAATGTGATCCTATCGCTTAACCGTGCTGCCGAAGATGCAGCCAAACAGGCCAAACCTATCTTTGTTGATGCCATTAAGCAAATGACCTTACAGGATGTTACCAATATTTTATTGGGAAGCCAGGATGCGGCAACACAATATTTTAAACGTACTACAACGGCTAAACTTAGCTTACAGTTTAAACCTGTAATACAAGGCAGCTTAAACAAGGTTAACGCCACCAAATACTACACCGATGCTGCCCAGGCTTACAATAAAGTTCCTTTTGTATCAAAAATTAATCCCGATATCAGCGATTATGTAACCCAAAAAGCTATTGAAGGGTTGTTTGTGGAGATAGCTAAAGAGGAACTGAACATCCGTCAAAACCTTGGCGCACGCACTACACCTTTATTGCAAAAGGTATTTGGTTTTGCTGATAAGAAGAAAGGATAAATAAAGATTTTTTTGGATTGAAAAGGGGATGAGGTAGCTTGTTTCCTTTTGTTGTGATTAGGCCTGCTGTATATTTTTAGGCACGCTAAGGCGCTAAGGCGCAAAGATTTTAATGATGCTTGCGGTTTAGTAACATAATTTGCATTTAAATTCGTTGTCGTTCATTTTAAGCACGCAAAGGAACTAAGTCGCAAAGGCTTTAAGTTTTTTGGTGGTTTATCGGTATTTCTGAATCCGCATTTAACTTCATTGCCGTTGGTTTTAACCAACTGATAATGAAAGCAGAAAGAAGGCTTTAGCCCAAATAACCAAGCGGGATAGAATTGGGATTAAAGTGAGCTTATGCTAACTCATAGTGGATAAGGAATATTAGGCGACTTTTTTATTGCGGGAGGCAAATTCATCGACAATAATTTTACTACTGCTGTTTCTGAAACTTCACTTTCACCGTAACCTGCTCGGGTTTATGGTTGGTGTTGCCAACCCATGATGGGCCGTTTTTAATCAACTCAATGGCTTTTTGGTTAGCCGTTTCGTTCAAGCCTTTTTTGATGCCGAACTCATCAATTATTCCGCTCGGGAAAACGGTGAATATAACCGTTACTGTTCCCGTTGTTCCATCGGGCAATACGGCATTGGTTTGCAGATATTTTTTCAGAGCGCTCCAACCAAGCTGCGGGTGTGCTGCCACAACGGCGGGTGCATCGCTATCGTCATCATCCCGTTTGCGGCCGTAGGCGGACACTACAACTTCACTAAGCGCGCTTTTATCTTCGGCTAAAGCAATTTTTACACTGTCGCCGCGTGTGGCGCTAACCTGGCGGTGCTGGTAACCGATATAAGCCACATCAAGCGTGGCATTATCAACCGGGGATGAAAGCGAAAATTTGCCGTTAACATCAGTTACGGTACTGCGGTTAGTGCCTTTTATCCTGATGGCCGCGCCGATAATAGGCGAACCGTCATCTCTCGAAATAATGGTACCGGCTATATACAATGATTCAGCAGCGGCTTTATTGCTGAAGCCGGGTGCCGGGGTTGAAGTTACACCGTCAACCTTACCCTGTAATTTAAATAACGCCGGAGGGGTGGGTTTGGCGGTAGTTTTGGCGTTTAACCCCAATAAATTCTGAGCTGTCGAGTCTCTTTTAATTGATGAGGTATAACCTAAGGCAACCCTTTCGTCAAGGCTTACATCAGGTTTTACGTTGTATTGGTACGTACTCTTATTTTCGGTTGCTGCAGGCGGTTCAGAGCCAAAACCACTATTGGCAGCTGGTACAAGGTTGTTAGCCATTTTATTATCGCCTGCCGAAATTTCCTGTTGGTAAATGGCATTTGCAGATGCTTTGGTCGATTTTCGTTTGCCTCCGGGAGTAAAAAACTTTGATGCCTGCTTCGCAACCAGCGGCGATTTTATGGTATCGCCTTTTTTTATAGTATCGCCAACTATCGGTATCGGCGGCGTAATATTATTGTCTGCAATGTTTTTATCAGGCTTGAGCTCTGTATTTGCCGATTTTTTTAGGTACAGCCCGCCAATGGTAAGCACAATTAAAACAGAAGCCGCTATAGGCCAAACCTTCCACGGAATAACAAAACCACGTTCTTCTTTGGTTCGTTCCTGCAAACGGCGCGACAGATCGGCCAGGTTAAGGTGCTGGTCGGTTTTGACACTCCCATAACCTTCAAGGGCATCCATTAAAAACGGATCGTCAAGCGCTTGCATTTCAAGCTTGTGCATAGCACGGGCATCAAGCTCGCCGGCAAGGTACTTTTGTATTTGCAATATGTCGATCCCTTTACTATGCACTGTTACGTTCGAGGCAAATTTTTAAATTACGCTTGCCGTTTTGGATATAGCTTTTCACCTCATTTAAGGTATACCCGGTTATTTCGGCAATTTCTTTATAGCACTTCTCTTTTAAATAAAAAAGATCGATACTTTGTTTTTGTGCACCCGTTAGCTTTTCAATACAGCTTTCAAGCGCTTTTAGTGTTTCTTCCTTGTTATTATCATCATGATGCACAAGTGGGGTAAATTCCATAACCTCATCTAAATTAACCAGGTCTAATTTTTTACCGCTTCGCAATTGCATCAAACAATAATTGCGCCCAAGTACGTAAACCCAGTTTCTGAACTGTTTAATATCATGCTTCTGCACTTTATCAACCAGCTCTTCAAAAATACCCATTACGGCATCTTTGGCCAGTTCTTCATCTTTCAGATATTTAAGGCAAATGCCATAAATAAGCTGCATATACCGTTGGTATAAGCTGCCCAAAACCGTTAGGTTACCGTTTGCCCGATAATCACTAAGTAGTTCCTCGTCTGTTGATGTCCCTGGTTTTTTGGGTTTTATAAATAGGTTCATTAAAACATTACAAAATTAATTTTTTTTAATGGTTTATGGAAATCAAGTATTCCGGGCATCCTTAAGGTAAAAATAAAAGGAGCCATGAAGAGAATATTTGTGATTATTTTGTTGTTTGCAGGCTTAACCGGGTTTAAGCCCCTTAATGTGCGCCAAATAAGCGGCGTGGTGTACGATAGTAAAGACAGCCTGCCGATACCCGGTGTAGCGGTACGGCTTAACGGTACACCCATGGGTACCCTAACAGATGCCAAAGGCAGATACAGTATCAATTTACCCGAGGGTAAAAACACGCTCACTTTTAGTTTTATAGGCTATGTTTCGCAAACTGTTAAACCGGATAAAAGCGATAAGCTGAATGTTTACCTCAATGCATCATCACAATCGCTTGCCGAAGTGGTGGTTACTATGAGCGCGCCCAAAAGAAGGGTAAATATTACCGGCAGCGCAAGCTCTGTTAGCAACGGCATTGTAAGTCAGCCTTATACAATAACCAACCAGTTAGCAGGCAAGGTGGCTGGTCTTTACGTAACATCAAAAGGTAATCGGATAAAAGCAAATGTGAATGCTAATCAATATGGTTATATTGCCCCTGCGCCGGCCGATCCGCAGGATGAAAGTTATAAGGCCATTACCGAAAACGGATTTAAAAATCCGGAAAGTGAGCCGCTCTCCACTTTTTCGGTTGATGTTGACGCCGCGTCGTACAGCAATGTGAGGCGTTTTATAAACGGCGGGCAATTGCCACCGGTTGATGCCGTGCGGGTTGAGGAAATGATCAATTACTTTAGCTATAACCTTAGCAGCCCAACCAATAGCGATCCGGTTGCTATTCATACCGAGCTATCAACCGCTCCGTGGAATAATAAGCACCGTCTTATCCGCATCGGTTTAAAAGCCAAAACTATTCCTACCGGTAATCTGCCTGCTTCAAACCTCATTTTTTTGATAGATGTTTCGGGGTCGATGAATATGCCTAACAAATTGCCGCTGGTGCAATCCTCATTAAAAATGTTGGTTAACCAATTGCGCGCCAAAGACAGGGTGGCTATTGTAGTGTATGCAGGCGCGGCTGGCGAAGTACTTGCCTCAACCCCCGGCGATCATAAAGAAACCATCAACAATGCCATCGATAACCTGAGTGCCGGGGGATCTACGGCCGGAGGGGAGGGTATAAAATTAGCCTACAGCATAGCCCAAAAGAATTTTCTGAAAAACGGCAACAACAGGGTGATCCTGGCCACCGACGGCGATTTTAACGTAGGCGCATCCGGCGACGATGATATGGAAAAACTAATTGAGCGCCAGCGCGAAAGTGGTATCTCGCTCTCGGTACTTGGTTTTGGGATGGGCAATTACAAAGACAGTAAAATGGAAGTACTTGCCGATAAAGGCAACGGTAATTATGCCTATATAGATAACATTACCGAAGCCCGCAAAACCCTGGTAAGCGAGTTTGGCGGTACTTTATTTACGGTAGCAAAAGATGTTAAGCTGCAGATTGAGTTTAACCCGGCCAGGGTGCAGGCTTACCGCTTGTTGGGTTACGAGAACCGGGTTTTAGCCAAAGAAGATTTTAATAATGATAAAAAAGATGCCGGCGATATGGGCTCGGGCCATACAGTTACTGCTTTTTATGAAATAGTACCAGCTGGTGTTAAAGATGATTATTCTTAAAGCGTTGATCCGCTTAAATATCAAAAACCGGCTAAAGCCAATTATTCTTCGGCATCTGATGAAATGATGACCATTAAATTCAGGTATAAGGAGCCAACCTCGATGAAAAGTAAATTGAGCCAGGTTGTTGTAAAAGATCAGCCAATGGCTTTAAACGCTACATCTACCGATTTTCGTTTCGCGGCCTCGGTAGCCGAGATTGGGATGTTGCTGCGCGATTCGCAGTTTAAGCAAAATGCAAGTTATAAACAGGCCATCAGTATGGCACGTGCCGCAAAAGGTGATGATAACGAGGGATACCGCGCCGAGTTTATAAAACTGGCCGAAAGTGCGAGGTTATTGAGTAAAACAGAAACTGAAGAATCAAAATGATATTAAACCGAAGAAGGCTGTTTCTGAAGTAAGAAACAGCCTTCTTCGGTTTATCAAGCTAACTTCGTTCCACGTCAATCGGGTACGTTTAAGCAATAGCTGTAGTATGTACAGGGCGTTGGGTAATATAAAAATGAGGCTTGGGCATCCCAACTTTATGCTCATCAAATGCTTTTTTAATAAGTTCCTGGGTTCCGAAAAATACCGTCCAGTAATCATGAGCTTTAGCATATGGGCAAATACCTATCGCTATCTTGCCTTCATTTATTTTAGATACGTTAACAACCGGCGCCGGGTTAGCTAAAACAAGAGGGTGCGACAGACAGGCATCAATAGCAATCTGGCGTATAACATCCATATCGTTTTGAGGTTCAATCTCCAACGAGATATCTACCCGGATGCTGCCGTGCCTGCTGTAGTTTACAACGGTATTGTTTGATACTGCACCGTTTGCCAGTATCACCGTTTTATTATCGGGTGTAAGCAATACGGTGTTAAAAATCTGGATTTCAATCACCGCGCCGTTTTGCCCCTGCGATTCGATGATATCGCCAACTTTAAAAGGCTTGAAAACCAGGATAAGCACGCCACCTGCAAAGTTGGCCAACGAGCCCTGCAGGGCCAAACCTACAGCCAGGCCAAGCGCACCGATAATAGCAACAAACGATGTTGTTTGAATGCCCAGCATGCCGGCAACGGTTATCAGCAACAATACGCGTAAACCTGCCATCATTAAACTGCTGAAAAACGATTGCAGCGATACATCAATTTTGCCTTTAGCCATTGATGTGTTAAAAATGCGGCCAAGCCAGTTAATAATATAAAGACCGATAACGAAAACAAGCAGGGCGCTTAATAAATTAAGACCGAAGGTGCTTATCCATGAAATAAACGCGGCAGTGTAAACAGATACATTTTCCATAATTAAAATAGCTTAGGGTTGTAAAGGTGATTTTATGATGATTAGTTTATTTGTTATGCCTGGATTATTTTTTATACAGCACATCTGTGTTGTACTTCGTTAAGATACGCAAAACAGGAGTAT
The sequence above is a segment of the Mucilaginibacter celer genome. Coding sequences within it:
- a CDS encoding sensor histidine kinase, with amino-acid sequence MNLRVLVLTTSLGVAITLSAVNFYFQHKWYDVMVTFSVALGVSYFVFYYLIEKYIYSRIKLIYKLIHNLKLGRDLRDALGEHVSANPIADVEQEVKEWAKEKKSEIDELRKQEKFRRDFLSNISHEFKTPLFAIQGYIEALQDDDFEDKEMARQFLEKASKNVDRLSYLIKDLDEISKLESGEMPINYTKFKINDLIKEVFESLEIKGKQYHIKLIFKQKYDEPIVVNADREKIRQVLVNLIDNSFKYGKEEGSTSVSLFQLHDQVLIEVTDDGIGIEEKFLPRLFERFFRTDSSRSRQIGGSGLGLAIVKHIIEAHQQTINVRSTEGLGSTFGFTLQRAKQTIPFPNLPVLKS
- a CDS encoding DUF47 domain-containing protein, whose amino-acid sequence is MSLNSIFQYFVPKDKKIFFPLFEQATANVVAMATVLVEAVNSNNEATREELYKQIDKLENKGDEYTHQIYLELGKNFITPFDREDIHALATAIDDVADYIQGAANRMSLYRIDDLNEHIRKLSDLILQASIDLEKAVRELKDLRNVRNIADSCIRINSVENQADYVFDRAVADLFLYEKDAIRLIKYKEILAALETATDMCEDAANVMESILVKNA
- a CDS encoding inorganic phosphate transporter → MVTSLLVVIVVLALLFDYTNGFHDAANSIATIVSTKVLTPFQAVLMAAVFNFAAYFFIKDHKVANTVSKIVIEQFVTLPVILAGLVAAITWNLITWWFGIPSSSSHTLIGGFAGAGMTNALFLGVNVAKAVEMNYVLKIIAYIVLAPFIGLLIAYIVTIVILHLCKNARPAVAERWFKRLQLVSSAALSFAHGGNDAQKVMGILYVSLIASKIIKAGDTMPEWIPLACYSAIAAGTMSGGWKIVKTMGSKITKVTPLEGVSAETAGAITLFITERFGIPVSTTHTITGSIIGVGLTKRVSAVRWGVTINLVWAWIITIPISALIAGSVFALLHFFA
- a CDS encoding DUF4197 domain-containing protein — its product is MKTKLLIIPALIAFITLSSCDTLNQVANATVQNQGTPTSLEIGNGLKQALEIGTGKSSDHLSALNGFFGNAAIKILFPPEAQKAEKTLRSLGLNSLCDNVILSLNRAAEDAAKQAKPIFVDAIKQMTLQDVTNILLGSQDAATQYFKRTTTAKLSLQFKPVIQGSLNKVNATKYYTDAAQAYNKVPFVSKINPDISDYVTQKAIEGLFVEIAKEELNIRQNLGARTTPLLQKVFGFADKKKG
- a CDS encoding carboxypeptidase-like regulatory domain-containing protein; translation: MQIQKYLAGELDARAMHKLEMQALDDPFLMDALEGYGSVKTDQHLNLADLSRRLQERTKEERGFVIPWKVWPIAASVLIVLTIGGLYLKKSANTELKPDKNIADNNITPPIPIVGDTIKKGDTIKSPLVAKQASKFFTPGGKRKSTKASANAIYQQEISAGDNKMANNLVPAANSGFGSEPPAATENKSTYQYNVKPDVSLDERVALGYTSSIKRDSTAQNLLGLNAKTTAKPTPPALFKLQGKVDGVTSTPAPGFSNKAAAESLYIAGTIISRDDGSPIIGAAIRIKGTNRSTVTDVNGKFSLSSPVDNATLDVAYIGYQHRQVSATRGDSVKIALAEDKSALSEVVVSAYGRKRDDDDSDAPAVVAAHPQLGWSALKKYLQTNAVLPDGTTGTVTVIFTVFPSGIIDEFGIKKGLNETANQKAIELIKNGPSWVGNTNHKPEQVTVKVKFQKQQ
- a CDS encoding RNA polymerase sigma factor; translated protein: MNLFIKPKKPGTSTDEELLSDYRANGNLTVLGSLYQRYMQLIYGICLKYLKDEELAKDAVMGIFEELVDKVQKHDIKQFRNWVYVLGRNYCLMQLRSGKKLDLVNLDEVMEFTPLVHHDDNNKEETLKALESCIEKLTGAQKQSIDLFYLKEKCYKEIAEITGYTLNEVKSYIQNGKRNLKICLERNSA
- a CDS encoding mechanosensitive ion channel family protein codes for the protein MENVSVYTAAFISWISTFGLNLLSALLVFVIGLYIINWLGRIFNTSMAKGKIDVSLQSFFSSLMMAGLRVLLLITVAGMLGIQTTSFVAIIGALGLAVGLALQGSLANFAGGVLILVFKPFKVGDIIESQGQNGAVIEIQIFNTVLLTPDNKTVILANGAVSNNTVVNYSRHGSIRVDISLEIEPQNDMDVIRQIAIDACLSHPLVLANPAPVVNVSKINEGKIAIGICPYAKAHDYWTVFFGTQELIKKAFDEHKVGMPKPHFYITQRPVHTTAIA